Proteins found in one Anabas testudineus chromosome 1, fAnaTes1.2, whole genome shotgun sequence genomic segment:
- the spcs3 gene encoding signal peptidase complex subunit 3, protein MNTILSRANSLFAFSLSVMAALTFGCFITTAFKDRRVPVNIHVSKVMLKNVDDFTGPRERSDLGFITFDISADLQPIFDWNVKQLFLYLSAEYSTKSNSLNQVVLWDKIVRRGENAKLNLKDMKSKYFFFDDGNGLRANKNITLMLSWNVVPNAGILPLVAGSGHISLPFPDTYETTKSY, encoded by the exons ATGAATACAATTTTGTCCAGAGCGAACTCCTTGTTCGCCTTTTCTCTGAGCGTCATGGCGGCCTTAACTTTCGGATGCTTCATCACGACAGCTTTCAAAGACAGAAGAGTTCCTGTGAACATCCACGTCTCGAAAGTCATGCT GAAGAACGTTGATGACTTCACAGGGCCCAGAGAGCGCAGTGATCTGGGTTTCATCACCTTTGACATCTCAGCTG ATTTGCAGCCGATATTTGACTGGAATGTAAAACAGCTCTTTCTCTACCTGTCTGCGGAGTACTCCACAAAGAGCAAC TCTCTGAACCAGGTGGTGCTGTGGGATAAGATCGTTCGTCGAGGGGAAAACGCCAAACTGAACCTCAAAGACATGAAGTCCAAATACTTCTTCTTCGATGACGGGAATGGACTCAG AGCCAATAAGAACATCACACTGATGCTGTCCTGGAACGTTGTTCCCAACGCTGGAATCCTGCCGCTGGTAGCTGGAAGCGGACACATCAGCCTGCCCTTCCCAGACACATATGAGACCACCAAGAGCTATTAG